A region from the Brachyspira pilosicoli genome encodes:
- the uvrB gene encoding excinuclease ABC subunit UvrB, which yields MNFKLESNFKPSGDQITAIDSLVKGLENKNKYQTLLGVTASGKTFTIANVIEKANRPTLVMSHNKTLAAQLYRELKDFFPNNAVEYFVSYYDYYQPEAYVPAKDLYIDKDASVNDEIDRLRLKATTSLLERRDVIIVASVSCIYGLGSPEDYRKLYIAIEKDGEYDRDEIIEKLVSIQYERVKDVLERARFKVMGDTLEIMSAYSDEVIRVEFFGDTVERIIKINPITRQKIAEQDRVVIYPAKHFVTGSDKLTAGIKLIEEELEEQYNKFKSEGKLVEAERIYGRTKYDLEMLREVGYCAGIENYSRPLSGRKEGDRPACLIDYFPKDFLTIIDESHVSVPQIRGMFFGDRSRKETLVKYGFRLPSALDNRPLFFEEFESLTNDTIYISATPAEYELKKSSQVVEQIIRPTGLLDPIIEVYPINGQIDRILEEIKKTISNNERIFITTLTKKMAEDLTKYLNENGVRTRYLHSDIQTVERVEIIRDLRLGAFDVLVGINLLREGLDVPEVSLILILDADKTGFLRNTTTLIQTIGRAARNANGRVIMFADTISDAMKVAIDETERRRKIQMDYNKEHNITPKTIIKKIQDIIEREEKVETSYELHFDFRRFNERVKIDPEQKSDDYIKELEKEMKKASDSLEFEKAIEIREKINQLKQLKPAKKSVHKNITSKRAKR from the coding sequence ATGAATTTCAAATTAGAATCGAATTTCAAGCCTTCAGGAGACCAAATAACAGCAATAGACTCTTTAGTTAAAGGGCTTGAAAATAAAAATAAATATCAAACTCTTTTAGGTGTTACTGCAAGCGGAAAAACTTTCACAATTGCAAATGTTATAGAGAAAGCTAACCGCCCTACTCTTGTAATGTCGCATAACAAAACTTTAGCGGCACAGCTTTACAGAGAATTAAAAGACTTCTTTCCAAACAATGCAGTTGAGTATTTCGTTTCTTATTATGATTACTATCAGCCTGAAGCCTATGTTCCTGCTAAGGATTTATATATTGATAAAGACGCCTCAGTTAATGATGAAATTGATAGGCTAAGACTTAAAGCTACTACTTCGCTTCTTGAAAGGAGAGATGTTATAATTGTTGCTTCTGTTTCTTGCATATACGGCTTGGGTTCTCCTGAAGATTATAGAAAACTTTATATTGCCATAGAGAAAGACGGCGAATATGATAGAGACGAGATAATTGAAAAATTAGTATCTATACAATACGAACGAGTTAAAGATGTACTTGAGAGGGCAAGGTTTAAAGTAATGGGAGATACTTTAGAGATAATGAGTGCCTATTCTGATGAGGTTATAAGAGTAGAGTTTTTTGGGGATACTGTTGAACGCATCATAAAAATTAACCCCATCACAAGACAAAAAATTGCAGAGCAAGATAGAGTTGTAATATATCCTGCAAAGCACTTCGTTACAGGAAGTGACAAATTAACAGCAGGAATAAAGTTAATAGAAGAAGAACTTGAAGAGCAGTATAATAAATTTAAATCCGAAGGCAAATTAGTAGAAGCTGAAAGAATATACGGAAGAACAAAATATGATTTAGAAATGCTTAGAGAAGTAGGCTACTGTGCTGGCATAGAAAACTATTCCCGCCCATTATCAGGACGTAAAGAGGGAGACAGGCCTGCTTGTTTGATAGACTATTTTCCAAAAGATTTTTTAACTATAATAGATGAGTCGCATGTGAGTGTGCCTCAGATTAGAGGAATGTTTTTTGGAGACAGAAGCAGAAAAGAGACTTTGGTAAAATATGGCTTTAGACTTCCTTCTGCATTAGATAACCGTCCATTATTTTTTGAAGAGTTTGAAAGTCTCACTAATGATACAATATATATTAGTGCGACCCCTGCAGAATATGAACTTAAAAAAAGCAGTCAAGTTGTAGAGCAGATTATTCGACCTACAGGACTTCTTGACCCTATAATTGAAGTATACCCTATAAACGGTCAAATAGATAGGATTCTTGAAGAGATTAAAAAAACAATATCCAACAACGAAAGAATATTTATAACGACACTCACTAAAAAAATGGCAGAAGACCTCACAAAATATTTAAATGAAAATGGTGTTAGAACTCGTTATTTGCATTCAGACATTCAAACAGTAGAGCGTGTAGAGATAATAAGAGATTTAAGGCTTGGGGCTTTTGATGTGCTTGTGGGTATTAACCTTTTGAGAGAGGGGCTTGATGTGCCCGAAGTATCACTCATACTAATACTTGATGCCGACAAAACAGGTTTTTTAAGAAATACAACTACTCTAATACAGACTATAGGACGTGCTGCAAGAAATGCTAACGGCAGAGTGATAATGTTTGCTGATACTATAAGCGATGCTATGAAAGTAGCCATTGATGAAACAGAAAGAAGAAGAAAAATACAAATGGACTACAATAAAGAGCATAACATCACTCCAAAAACAATAATCAAAAAAATACAAGATATAATTGAAAGAGAAGAAAAAGTTGAAACTTCTTATGAGCTTCATTTTGACTTTAGACGCTTCAATGAAAGAGTAAAAATTGACCCTGAGCAAAAAAGCGATGATTATATAAAAGAGCTTGAAAAAGAGATGAAAAAAGCTTCA